The following nucleotide sequence is from Prosthecobacter sp..
TCGTGATCGGACGAAAAAAAGCCATCGCCTGATCCCATGCTCAACAAGCTCATCCGCCTTTCGCTGCATCATCGCCCGCTGGTTCTCATGGCGGCGCTGCTGGTGCTGTTGTTCGGCTGGCAAACGCTCACGCAGTTGCCCGTCGAAGTGCTGCCGGACATGACGAAGCCAACCGTCACGATCTTGACCGAAGCGCCCGGGCTTGCGCCGGAGGAAGTCGAAACCCTCGTCACGCAGCCGCTGGAAAGTGCGGTGCAAGGTGTCGGTGGCTTGGATCGACTGCGCTCGAACTCCGACGTGGGTCTCTCACTCGTCTTTGCCGAGTTCGGCTGGGGCACGGACATCTATCGCGCACGCCAGCTCGTGCAGGAGCGCATGCAATCCGTGCTCAACACACTGCCCGCAGGTGCCAAGCCGGGCATGACACCCGTGTCCTCGCTCATGGGCGAGATTCTGCTCGTCGGTCTGCGCAGCATGGATGGCAAGATAGCGCCGATGGATTTGCGTACGCTGGCGGATTGGACGATCAAGCGGCGTTTGCAGAGCATCGGTGGTGTGGCGGAGGTGCTGACCATCGGCGGTGGCGTGAAGCAGATCCAGGTGCAGCCAAATCCAAACCGTCTCGCGGCCTTTGGCATCACCTTTGAAGAAGTCGAGACCGCTGTGAGTCGTGCGGCGGGCAATGCGACGAGCGGTTACCTGCAAGCCGGGCCGCGTGAGATCATGGTACGCAATCTCGGTATGACCACGTCGTTGACAGACATCGCCCACACTGTCGTCAAGACCGTCGGCAACCGCCCCGTGCTCATCAGCGATGTGGCGGAGGTCAAACATGCCGTGCAGACGATGCGCGGCGACGCCAGCGTGAATGGCACGATGGGCGTGGTGCTCAGCATCGATAAAGCTCCTGGTTTCGACACGCTGAAGCTTAGCTCGCAGATCGAAGCCGCGCTGGAGGAGCTGCGCCCCACGCTGCCCGCCGGAGTCACCGCCGAGATCATGTTCCGTCAGGGCGATTTCATCGAGCACGCCATTGGCAATCTCAAAGAGGCCATCCGCGACGGCGCGATCATGGTCACGATCATCCTGTTCCTTTTCCTGCTGAACTTCCGGACCACCGCGATCACGCTTACGGCCATGCCGCTGTCGTTTGCGGTCACGATTCTGATCTTCAAGCTCTTCGGCATCAGCGTGAACTCCATGACGCTCGGCGGCCTCGCCGTCGCCATCGGCATGGTCGTGGATGATGCCATCGTGGATGTGGAGAACGTCTATCGCCGGCTCAAGGAGAACGCTGCCAGCACTGCGCCAAAGCCAGCGCTGGAAGTCATCGCCTCCGCCTCCGGTGAAGTGAGAAACTCCATCCTCTACGCCACCGTGCTCATCATCCTCGTCTTCCTGCCGTTGCTGGGCCTGGAAGGCATTGAAGGCCGACTTTTCACGCCCATTGCCATCGCCACGATCACCAGCATGGCGGCTTCGTTCGTTGTGAGTCTCACCGTGATCCCCGTTCTCTGCTCGCTGTTGCTGCGCATGAAGAACGAACCGTCCCAGTCAGGCGGGCATCACGATGGATTCCTCGTTCGAGGCATGAAGTGGCTTGTTGAGCGCACTTTTCTTCGTGTCGCACTCGGTGTGCCCGTGCTCGTCATCGCCTTTGCAGGTGTGCTGCTCATCGCCGCGTTCATGCTGTATCCGATGATGGGCAAAGAATTCCTGCCCGCCTTCAATGAAGGCAGCGCCACCATCTCGCTCGCCAACGCGCCCGGCACCTCGCTCGCTCACTCGAATGAAGTCGGCGAGGTCGGTGTGCGGCTGCTGCAAAGCATCGACGAAGTCAAAAGCGTGGGCCGCCGTGCCGGACGTGCCGAAAAAGACGATCACGTCATGCCGGTGAGCGTGAACGAGTTCGATGTGGAGTTCAACGACACAGGAAGATCGCGTGAAGTGGTCTTCGCCGAGATTCGCACGAAGCTCAAAGCCATCCCCGGCACCTTCCTCAATGTCGGCCAGCCCATCAGCCACCGCTTGTCCCACATGCTCAGCGGCGTGTCGGCGAAGATCGCCGTGAAGATCTTTGGCCCTGATCTCGAAGTGCTGCGCGAAAAGGGCGCGCAGATCCGCGATCTCGCCAAAACCATTCCTGGCCTGACCGATGTGAATCTTGAAGCCCAGGTGCCGATTCCCCAAATAAAGATCGAAGTAAACCGCGAGCGGGCCGTCGCATACGGGGTGCAGCCTGGAACACTCAATGAACAAGTCTCGACGCTCCTCGGCGGCAAAACGCTGGCCGAACTGCGTGAAGGCCAGCGTACGGTCGATCTCGTGATGCGTTTGCCGGAGTCCTTCCGCGATTCACCCGAGAAACTTGGCGAGCTGCTCATCGAGACGGATCGCGGCCAGCGCATCCCGCTGCGGCTCGTGGCCGACATTCGTGAAGGCAAAGGCCCGAACGTCATCAATCGCGAAAACGCCCAGCGCCGCATTGTCATCGGTGCCAACACCGCCGTGCGCGATCTCGAATCCCTCGTGGAGCAATGGGACGCCGCCGTGAAGGAAAAAGTGAAGCTGCCCGAAGGTTACTTTCTCCGCTTTGAGGGCGAGTTCCAGGCCCAGCAGGCCGCGGCGAAGCGCATCGCCTTCTATTTCCTCCTGGTGCTGATCGCCGTGACGATCCTGCTCTATGGCTACTTCCGCAGCGTCTCGCTCGCCCTGCAAGTCATGCTGAACATCCCGCTCGCGCTCATGGGCGCGCTCGGACTGACCTGGGTGCTCATCAACAACATCAGCATCGCCACCATCGTCGGCTTCATCGCCGTCGGCGGTGTGGCCGCGCGCAACGGCATCATGATGATCAGCCATTACCTGCACCTCATGAGGTATGAGGGCGAAGGCTTCACCCGTCAGATGATCGTGCGCGGCACGCTGGAGAGGCTCGTGCCCGTACTGATGACCGCCCTGAGCGCCGGCATCGCTTTGATCCCGCTGCTGCTCGCCGCGCATGAGCCGGGCAAGGAAATCCTGCATCCCGTCGCCGTCGTCATCGTCGGCGGCCTCATCAGCAGCACGCTGCTCGATCTGATGATCACACCCGCCGTGTTCTACCTCTTTGGCCGCAAGGCCGCCGAATCTGCTGTGACGGGGCCTACTCTCGCAGCGCAGTGAAACCCAACCAACACACCACACACCCAATGAAAGCCAGACTCATCACCCTCCTCAGCCTCTTCACCGCCGTCGCGTTCGCGCATGAGGGCGTCGAACTCGGTCCCAACAAAGGCCGCATCCTTGAATTCAGCAAAAACGAAACCATGCACGGCGAAGTCATCGTCAAAGGCGACAAGTTCCACATCGCCCTGCTCGACAAGGACAAGAAGCCCGTCGCCATGGACAAGCAGACGCTCACCGCCACCACCGGCGAACGCGACAAGCCCGTCAAGCTCGCCGTGGAAAAGGATGCCAAGGGCTTCGTCGTGCCCGTCGTGAAAGCCGGCGAATGGCTCATCCTCCAGTACAAAAACAGCCCCGACGCCAAGGCCGTCACCGCCCGTCTGGAATACAACACCAGCACCTGCGAGGAATGCAAAAAGGCCGAATGGCTCTGCGAGTGCAAACCGGCAGCCGAAAAGAAATAACCCACCATTCCATCACCGGCGCGCTCATCCCGCGCCGGTTTTTTGCTGCTGATTCATTCCCCCTCCAAGCAAAAAACCCACCGGAGATCACTCTCTGATGGGCTTTGATGTGTGTGCTGTCTCTCAGATCCGATGAATGGCGACTACCGGCCAAAACCGAACAAGAAACCCGGCAGGCTGAAGCGGCCGCGACTGCTGCCGTGGCTGGAGCCATGGCCGTGGCTGCCATGACCGTAGCTTGGGCGGCAGCTATGGCTCGCGGTGCGATAGCCATAGACGGGGTGGCCGTGGCGGTCATGGCCGGTGCAGACGCGTTCGCGGTAAACCGGTGTGCGGCAGGAACCGCAGGTGTGGGAATAGCTGCGACTGTAAGAACCGTGTCCATCGCGTGCCTGGCTGGTGGCAGGAGTGAGGACGGCAAAGCCGGCGACGACAGCCAGCAGGGTGATGATCTTTTTCATGAGGAGTGGTGGTTTGCTTTTGATTTGTTGCCGCATTCTTGCGGCGTGATCATGAGACGAGGGGCTGCCGCGGCTATTCGAGATTCACGCATTTATTTTTTATGAACACCGATGAACACGCTGATGCCGAATCCAAGTCCTGCGGCTCCTGTGAGCACGGGCATGATGCCACATCGCTGCCGCGCAATGCACTGGTGATCACTTCAGGCACACTGCTCACACTCGGGTTGCTGCTGGGCTGGTTCGGCATCGGACCCGCTGGGGTGCAAATGATCTGCTTCGCCATTGCCACCGTTGCAGGCGGGCTGCTCGTCGTGCCTGCGGCATGGGGAGCGCTGAAAAAACTGCGGCTCGACATGAATATGCTCATGACCGTGGCTGTGACGGGCGCATGGCTCGTCGGTGAAGGCGCGGAAGGCGCCGCCGTGGTGTTTCTCTTCGCGCTGTCGGAACTGCTCGAATCCTGGAGCGTCGGCCGGGCCAGACGCGCCATCGCTGCTTTGCTCAAGCTCACACCCCAGACTGCGATGGTGCGTGGTGAGGGCGGCGCGTTCAACGAAAAGCCAGTGACTGAAGTGGCGGTCGGTGCGGAGATCAGTGTGCGCAGCGGCAGCAGCGTGCCGCTGGACGGCGAGGTCATGACGGGTGACTCCGCCGTGAATCAAGCGCCCATCACCGGCGAGTCCGTGCCGGTGGAGAAGAAACCGGGCGATCCCGTCTTCGCGGGCACCATCAATGGCGAAGGCTCGCTGATGGTGCGCGTCACGAAAGCCGCCAGTGACTCCACACTCGCCCGCATCATCAAGCTGGTCGAAGAAGCTGAGGAGCAGAAAGCACCCACGCAGCGCTTCGTGGACAAGTTTGCTGCCATCTACACGCCCGCTGTGTTCGTGGTCGCGCTATTGGTTGCCTTGCTGCCGCCGTTGCTCACGAGTGCCGCATGGTCAGAGTGGACGTATCGTGCGCTGGTGCTGCTCGTCATCGCCTGTCCCTGTGCGCTCGTCATTGCCACGCCCGTTTCGATTGTCTCCGGCCTCACCGCGCTCGCACGGCGCGGCGTGCTCATCAAAGGCGGTGCGCATCTGGAAGCCGTCGGCAAGCTGCGCGCGCTCGCGGTGGATAAAACTGGTACCATCACGCAGGGCAGACCGCAGGTCACCGGCGTCATTCCGGTCAGCGATTTGAATGAAGGGGAAGTGCTGCGGCGTGCCGCCGCGATAGATGCGTATTCCGAGCACCCGCTGGCGCAGGCCGTCGTCGCTGCCGCAAAAAGCAAAAACATTTCCTGGAGCGAGTCCTCGCAATATCAATCCGTCACCGGTCGCGGAGCCACCGCCGTCATCGCAGGCCACCCACACTTCATCGGCAATCACAAGATGGCGCATGAACTGGGCCTGTGCAGCCCGGAGATCGAGGCGCGACTCAACGAAATAGAAAGCAAAGGCCAGTCCCTCGCCATCCTCGGTCACACGCCGCATGAAGGCTGCGCCGGAGCCATCCTCGGCATCCTCGCCATCGGCGACACGATGCGCGCCGAAGCACCCGAGGCGTTGCGGCTCATTCATGCCGCAGGCGTGCGAAAAGTCGTCATGCTCAGCGGCGACAACCAGCGCACCGTCGATGCCATCGCCAGACAGGCTGGCATTGACGAAGCCTATGGCGACCTCATGCCCGAGCAAAAAATCGAGCACATCCGCCGCCTCATGGCCGAGCACCAGTACGTCGGCATGATCGGCGATGGCGTGAACGACGCTCCCGCGCTCGCGCTCGCCAGTGTCGGCATTGCCATGGGGGCCATCGGCAGCGACACCGCCATCGAGACCGCCGACATGGCGCTCATGAAAGACGACCTCACCCGCGTGGCTGAAGCCATCGCGCTTGGCCGTCGCACGCTGCGCATCATCCAGTTCAACGTCGCCTTCGCACTCGTCATCAAGGCTGTCTTCCTCATCCTCGCCTTCACCGGCCACACCAGTCTCTGGCTCGCCATCCTGGCGGATACGGGAGCCACGTTGCTCGTCATTGTGAACTCGCTGCGACTTCTGCGCGGCGGTGACACGTCCGTGCGGGACATCCAATGAAGAAATAATGCGTGTTGCAGCCGTTGATTCACAACTGTGAAATGCCGAGAGGCGGAGGGGTGGCATTGAATGCGCGCTATGCCTAAACATCCTGCCATCATCGAAAGCGACCTCCTCTGCGAATTGATCGCCGAGATCTTGAAAGACATGCGTATGGAGGCCGGACTCTCACAGAATCAGGTGGCCGCCACCGGCAAGGTGAGTCTGCAAATGGTCGGCTATGTGGAGAAGCAGGTGCGCAGGCCGAAGATCGACATCTTTGTGCGCATCGTGCGCGGGAAGGGTCGGCTGCATCGAAGCGCCGCAGCTCTGAGGAACGCGGGCCTCCGAGCCCGCAGCGCTCCGCCACTTCGGGAGCGCCCACGACCTTCCCAACGTCATCACTCCGACGACCCGCTGCGGGCTGAAGCCCGCGCTCCTTTTCTTCGCGTCTCCGCCGCCCTTGAGTGTGACCTAGGGGAAGGTGGGGCGGGAAGGGGAACAAAAAAACCAGCCTGCATCGCAGGCTGGTTCTTCACACCAACAGGAATGGGGGAGCGCGCTACTTGTTGCACTTCTCGCAGACCTTGTTGTCCTTCTCTGCCTTCACGCAGCAGGGATGCTCGCACTTGCCGCCCGCTTTCTGCGCTTTGTCACAGCAGCCGCCTTCTTTGTACTTCTTCTCCGCCGGGGCGCCGATGGCGAGAGCACAGCTCATGGCAAGGACGGTCAGGATGGATGTCAGTTTCATATCGATTGTGGTTATGGGTTGGAATGGGGGAAGACAGGGGCTTCCCGTCTGTCTGTTAACGTCTGTCGCGGCATGCTCTGTCCTGCCTATCTGCGGCTTTTTGGTGTTGGCTACCACGGTAGGGTTACACCCCATGGCATAAAGCCAGGCGTGTCAGGCAACGTGCAGTCTGCCACGAAACGGCGAGAGAATCTATTTTCGCCTTTTCGCCTCCTTTCCAGACCGCTGGAAGAGTAACGAACAACAAGCACACCCAAAAAACGTATGAAAACATTGATGAAAACATTCCTGATGATCTGCGGCCTTTGCGTTGCCGGTCTCATGACCTCCTGCCAGGCTCCGGCCCGCGCGCTCACGCCCACCAGTGCCGTGACGTGCAACAAATGCGGCACCGTCTATTTCCAGGCTCCCTCCAGCGCCCCAGGCTCGGGCGGTAAAGGTTACGTCACTTTGCGTGACAGCAGCCGCATGGACTGCCCGGACTGTGCGAACGAGGTCATCGCGTGGGTGAAGACTGGCAGCCTGACGAGGCACGTCTGCAAGTCCTGCAACGGTGCCTTGAATCACTGTGCACTGCATTAGTCTTGACGGTGCCTCATCCATGAGGCCGCCTGCGTTTTCCCGCCGGCGGCCTCCGGTTGGGTGGCACCGCAGATGCTTTAATGGTGCCCGGGGCACCAGAAGTGCTCGTAACCGCCACACCACTGATGGCCGTGGTGATGGTGGTGATGGCCGCAGAAGCGCCGGCACAGATGCTCGTGGATCGTGGATGTGGCCTTGTCGAACAGAGAAGCCGCCTGAGCCGGCATGGCAAAGGCGATGATAGTGACGAGTGCGAGCGCCGCACCGGCCCAGGTGAGCGGGCGATTGAGTTTGCTGGATGTGTTCATGATGGATGTTGGCTGTGGTTGAAGCGACCCGCAGCTCTGTGGGGAGCAGAGAGTCCGGGCTTCGACGATCCTGTGGGCGGTCTATTCATGCCCTCTGGCAGATCCTGCCGGTGCCAGCGCAAGCCGGGGAGAAGCCAAGAAATGAGAGGCCGTGCGGGAATTTTTAGCGTAACCATTCATCACAAGGTGCGTCTGCACTGCTGAAGCCATGACACTCCTCCGTTCCATCGTTGTTCTTTTCGCGCTGCTGGCGCAGGCGTGGCCTGCGCAGGCCATGCTGCGTGAGACGGCGGTGAAAAAATGCGGGATGAGCTGCTGCGCTTCGCTGGGGGAGACGGACATGGATGCCTGCGGCTGTGCGGGGGCTCCGGTTCCGGCTGAACCGGCCCAGGTGCCGCCTGCGAGCGGACGCGAGCTGATGCAGCAGGTGGTTTGGGTGGTTTCGCATGAGTCGAAGCTTTCCGCACGCCCGCCGAGAAGTTTGGATGATGACGGAGCGCGCTCTGTGGTGCGTGATTTCGCGAAACAGCCGCAGCAGGTCCGCTTGCCAGTGCTGTTCTGCTCGCTCCTGAATTGAGCTGGCGTCTCTGACAGACGCATTGTGCCCGCGCATCGCGATTCCCTCAGGGACATCAGAGCGCACGGGCGTGGTTCCGTGAACCTTCAACGACTCGATTCCCCATGAAACGCTTTCTCCTTCTCGCCCTCTTCTGGCCTCCCTTGGCCGTCTTGGCCTGTGACAACTGCAAAACTCCGAAACCTGCCGCCGGCCAGCGGGTGGTGGAATACGATCTCATCATCGCTGAACAAACTGTGAGCCCGGCGGGCAAGGCGGTGCGCGGCTTCACCATCAATGGCGGCATTCCAGGGCCGACGCTGCGTTTTCGTGAGGGCGACTTCGCCCGCATCCGTGTTCATAATCAGCTCAAGCACGAAACGACCTCGACTCACTGGCACGGCCTGCTGCTGCCGAATGAGCAGGATGGCGTGCCGCATGTGACCACGCCGCCCATTCAGCCGGGGACGACGCACACGTTTGGCTTCGATCTGCGGCACAGCGGCACCTACTGGTATCACTCACACACGCACTTGCAGGAGCAGAACGGCGTGTTTGGCAGCATCGTGGTGCTGCCGCGTGGCGGCGAGCCGGTGAAGGCGGATCACGAACAGGTGCTGGTGCTGTCTGACTGGACCAACACGGACCCCATGGAGGTCATGCGCATGCTGATGCGCGGCAGCGATTACTTCGGGCTGATGCGGCGGAACTCGCAGTCCATCCTCGGCGCGTGGCAGCGCGGCAACCTGAAGGACTACTTTCAGCGTGAATGGGACCGCATGATGCCGATGGACGTGTCCGACGTGGGCTATCACGCGTTTCTCATCAATGGCCAGCGCCAGACACAGATCGAGGGCAAGCCCGGCGAACGTGTGCGGCTGCGGATCGTGAATGCCTCGGCGGCCTCGTATTTTTATCTGAACTCTTCGGCCGGACCGATGACCATCGTCGCTGCTGACGGACCACCGGTGCAGCCGGTGCAGGTGGATCGCTTCCTCATGGCGATTGCGGAGACGTATGATGTGATCATCACCATTCCGGCCAGTGGTGAGTATGAGCTGCGGGCCACCACGCAGGATGGCAGCGGGCATGTTTCGGCCTTTTTTGGCTCTGGAGGCCTCAAACCGGCCACCGATCCGCCGAAGCCGAATCTCTATCAAATGGACGAGATGTTGAATCTCGCTCTGGAGGAGCAGGAGGACGATGCGCGCGCCTCTTTGAAGCTACCAAGACCTGGATCGCCCTATCGTGTGCTGCGGTCAGTGAAGGACACGACTTTGCCTGCGAAACTGCCACGCCGTAAGATCACGATGCACCTGACGGGCGACATGAACCGCTACATCTGGGGTTTCGACGGCAAGACCATCGCGCAAGAGCCCTATGTGATGATCAAGCGTGGCGAGATCATCGAGCTTGAGCTGGTGAACGACACAATGATGCATCACCCGATCCATCTGCACGGCCACTTCTTCCGCCTGCTGATGGGCAACGGCCGCCACTCACCACTGAAGCACACCGTGGATGTGCCGCCGATGAGCAAACGCACGGTCGAGTTCGAGGCGAACGAGGCCAAGGACTGGATGTTTCACTGCCACATCCTTTATCACATGATGAGCGGCATGGCGCGGGTGTTCCGGTATGAGGATGAAGTTCGGAGTCCCGGCTTTAGCCGGAAAACGCCCACGCAGGCCGAACCTACTCCCGAAAACCACAGCCTGCATCACTCCGCCGGTCTCGGCGAGCACAGCCACGACATGGCCTACGTCTGGGGCGCGGCCTCGATCCAGTCGCACATGAGTGAGGGGCTGCTCACGCTCATGAATCCGAAGAACGATCTCCTGCTGGCCTGGGAAGTCGGCTGGCAGGGCGTGGACAATCCTGAATACGAGATCGACGCGCTCTACCAGCGCTACTTCAACATGAACTTCCAGGCCTTCGTCGGCGGACGCTTCACCAACGATCCCGATGCGCAAAACCGGGCCGTCGTAGGCATCAACTACCGCCTGCCGCTCATGGTCTGGGCCAATGTCAGTCTCGACAGTGAAGGCGACGCCAGGTTCACCCTCGCCAAGCGCTTCCAGCTCACCCCGCGTCTCGGTGTCTGGGGCCGCGTGGAGTATGACACGAACACGCGCTGGGAATGGACCACTGGCGCGGACTGCACGCTCACGCGCCGCACCTCGCTCATCGCCCAGTATCATTCGCAGTTCGGCCTCGGGGCCGGGCTGCTGTTCCGCTTTTGATGACGCACGTCATCATGTCAAAACCCCAAACCACCCAACATCATGAAAACAAAACTCCGCACTCTGCTCACCACTGCCTTGCTTGGCTTCGCCCTCGCGTCCTGTTCATCGCCTACACCTGCGGTCGCAGCCGACGTGAGGCCCTACACGCTTAAAACCTGCCTCGTGAGCGGCAACGAACTCGGCAGCATGGGCAAGCCGATCACCAAGGTTTACGACAGCCAGGAGATCAAATTCTGCTGCAAGCCCTGCATCAAGAAGTTCGAGGCCAATCCGGCCAAGTATCTGGCGAAGCTCAAGAAATAGGCTTCACCCGCTGCGGCAATTGCTCTGGAATGTGCCTCCCTTGCGCTGTTGCTGGTAAAGCGCCGCAGGGGGCCATGTTTTCAGAGGGTTTGAGGCACCGGCGGTGTTTGTCTGATTGAATCCCGGCGAAACCAGTCTCACGATGAAATCGTCTTCCAACACCCCTGTCATGAATGATGATGAACTCCACCGTGTGCTCCGCCAGACGCCTGCGCAGATCAAACTGCCGGACTCTTTCGGGCGTGAAGTCTGGTCCCGCATCGAGGTGGAGGCATCCCTCACTTTCCGCGCCTGCATCAGCCGGCTTGCGCAGTCGCTGTTTGCCACGCTGGCACGCCCGCTGCCTGCTGCGCTGACGATTGCTGCCAGCATCGCCTTGGGTGCATTGCTGGGTGGATGGGGACAGGTGGAGAATGCGGAAGCCGCTGAAATGGCCTATGTCGAGTCCATTCACCCGCTGCTGCAGAGCATCGAGGAGAATATGCCATGAGACGCGGGCAGTTCATCCTGGTCATCGCCCTGGCTCTTGGTGTGTGCATGTTCTTCTGCTCGCACTATTGGCTGCGTGAGCAGCCGGTTTCGAATGCGATGCCGCAGGAGCGTGAAAGCCTGCTGCCGGAACTGGAGTGGTTGCGACAGCGATTGCGGCTCGACGAGGCGCAGTTTGAGAAGGTGAAGGCGCTTCATCTGGCTTATCGGCCCAAATGCCAGGAGCTGTGCATGCGCGCCCAAGAGGCGGAAGCCGCGCTGAGGGCGGTGATGCGCGATCCGCAGAAGGATCCATCGGCAGCGCTTAAAACCCGTGCCGAACTCCAGGTCGAATGCCAGCAGGCCATGCTGGCGCATGTGCGGCAGACCGCCGCCTGCATGACGCCGGAGCAGGCGAAGCATTATCTCGACACCCTGCTGCCCCATGTGCTGGGCCTCAGGCTCCCGCGTGACAGCGAATCTTCCCGTTCCCGCTGATGCCCGAGGCTCCTCCCGACGCCGACATCCTCGCCATGCAGCGCCTCGCTGCCGGGGACGATCTGGCCTTGAACGAGATCATGAACCGCTGGCGGGACAAGGTGGCCGCCTTCCTGAAACGCATGACCGGTGATCCTGACACCGCCGTGGATCTGGCGCAGGAGACCTTCGTGCGCCTTTACCAGCACTGTGGCTCCTACTCGCCCAGCGCGGCCTTTCCCACCTACCTGTTCCGCATCGCCGCCAATCTCGCCCGCAATCATCAGCGCTGGCGTCGCAGTCATCCGACCGTGGCTCTTGAGGACGAAGAACGAGCCGGGAGCGAAACGCCCGACCACCAGTCTTCTCCCGATGCGAACATGGACAATGGCGAGCGTCTGCATGCCATCGAAGCCGCCATCGCGGCGCTGCCGCCGGATCTGCGCGAGGCCATGCTGCTCTTCACCTATGAGGACCTGAGCTATGCGCAGATTGCCGAGGCGGCCCATTGCGGCAGCAAGGCGGTGGAGACGCGCATCTACCGCGCGCGGCAGATCCTCAAGAGCGTGCTAAAGGATTTCGACGCCTGAGCCGATCTTGCGGCGGTGAAGGCTGTTCTTGGCCCTTTCAAGGGTTTGCACCGCCGGTGGTGTTTGTCGCAGTGAAGGCAGATCGACTGCCGCAAGCTCAAACCAAACACACATCATGAAAACGAAACTCATCCGCTCCCTGTTCCTCGGCCTCGCCGCAGTCGCCCTTGTCTCCTGTCAGGCTCCGTCCTCGACTCCCACCAGCGCCGTGAGCTGCAACAAATGCGGCACCGTCTATTTCAAATCCCCCGCCTCCTCGTCAGCTCCTGGCGGCAAAGGCTTCGTCACCCTGCGTCCTGCCAGCAGCATGGACTGCGCAGACTGCGAAAACAAGGTCGTCGCCTGGTTGAAGACCGGCAGCCTCACCCGGCACACCTGCAAGACCTGCGGCGGCACGCTGAATCATTGCACGCAGCACTAGTCGTGTGACCGAATCCCCTTGGGCCGCCTGCGCTTGCAGATGCGGGCGGCCCTTCCCTCACAACCAAGGCACTAACACCATGAACATCCTGACCAAACTCTGCGGCTTTGCTCTCTTCGTCACCCTCTGGATGCCATCCACGGCTGCGGCACGTCGGCCCATTGGCATCGCCATGGCCGGTGTTATCCAAAGCGTCGATCATTCCACCCGATGGATCGTTTTCGCGCAGGATGGCGGCCCAGTGCGCCGCTTCGTCTATTCGGAATGGGCCAAGTTCAGGCACGGTCACATTGACATCTCGCCTGCTCACTTGAAGGCCGGTATGCGTGTTCAACTTAGCCACCACAACCCGCTGTTCGGTCCGGATTACGTCAGCCAGATCATGCTGCTTAATCCACCGCGTGAGGATGACGGGGAAGGCAGCAGCACCACGCCGCTTCCGTCGCATAACGGGTAGTGAATGTGCGAACCCAATTTTTTCAACAAAGAGAAACAGAAAGAAAGACAAAGGTAAGAAATTGAAACACACCAACATCATGAAAACGACACTGAAATCCACCTTGGCCGCGCTGAGCGTTGCCCTCCTCGTGAGCTTCACCAGCTCCGGCTGTAAGAGTTCCCATCCTGGTTCCGGGACAGGAACGCACAACATGGGAGTTGGCCCCAAAGCCAGTTCCCCGATGGACGATGAAGACATGCCCGGTCGTCCGCTGAGATG
It contains:
- a CDS encoding multicopper oxidase domain-containing protein, which gives rise to MKRFLLLALFWPPLAVLACDNCKTPKPAAGQRVVEYDLIIAEQTVSPAGKAVRGFTINGGIPGPTLRFREGDFARIRVHNQLKHETTSTHWHGLLLPNEQDGVPHVTTPPIQPGTTHTFGFDLRHSGTYWYHSHTHLQEQNGVFGSIVVLPRGGEPVKADHEQVLVLSDWTNTDPMEVMRMLMRGSDYFGLMRRNSQSILGAWQRGNLKDYFQREWDRMMPMDVSDVGYHAFLINGQRQTQIEGKPGERVRLRIVNASAASYFYLNSSAGPMTIVAADGPPVQPVQVDRFLMAIAETYDVIITIPASGEYELRATTQDGSGHVSAFFGSGGLKPATDPPKPNLYQMDEMLNLALEEQEDDARASLKLPRPGSPYRVLRSVKDTTLPAKLPRRKITMHLTGDMNRYIWGFDGKTIAQEPYVMIKRGEIIELELVNDTMMHHPIHLHGHFFRLLMGNGRHSPLKHTVDVPPMSKRTVEFEANEAKDWMFHCHILYHMMSGMARVFRYEDEVRSPGFSRKTPTQAEPTPENHSLHHSAGLGEHSHDMAYVWGAASIQSHMSEGLLTLMNPKNDLLLAWEVGWQGVDNPEYEIDALYQRYFNMNFQAFVGGRFTNDPDAQNRAVVGINYRLPLMVWANVSLDSEGDARFTLAKRFQLTPRLGVWGRVEYDTNTRWEWTTGADCTLTRRTSLIAQYHSQFGLGAGLLFRF
- a CDS encoding heavy metal translocating P-type ATPase; its protein translation is MNTDEHADAESKSCGSCEHGHDATSLPRNALVITSGTLLTLGLLLGWFGIGPAGVQMICFAIATVAGGLLVVPAAWGALKKLRLDMNMLMTVAVTGAWLVGEGAEGAAVVFLFALSELLESWSVGRARRAIAALLKLTPQTAMVRGEGGAFNEKPVTEVAVGAEISVRSGSSVPLDGEVMTGDSAVNQAPITGESVPVEKKPGDPVFAGTINGEGSLMVRVTKAASDSTLARIIKLVEEAEEQKAPTQRFVDKFAAIYTPAVFVVALLVALLPPLLTSAAWSEWTYRALVLLVIACPCALVIATPVSIVSGLTALARRGVLIKGGAHLEAVGKLRALAVDKTGTITQGRPQVTGVIPVSDLNEGEVLRRAAAIDAYSEHPLAQAVVAAAKSKNISWSESSQYQSVTGRGATAVIAGHPHFIGNHKMAHELGLCSPEIEARLNEIESKGQSLAILGHTPHEGCAGAILGILAIGDTMRAEAPEALRLIHAAGVRKVVMLSGDNQRTVDAIARQAGIDEAYGDLMPEQKIEHIRRLMAEHQYVGMIGDGVNDAPALALASVGIAMGAIGSDTAIETADMALMKDDLTRVAEAIALGRRTLRIIQFNVAFALVIKAVFLILAFTGHTSLWLAILADTGATLLVIVNSLRLLRGGDTSVRDIQ
- a CDS encoding efflux RND transporter permease subunit; translation: MLNKLIRLSLHHRPLVLMAALLVLLFGWQTLTQLPVEVLPDMTKPTVTILTEAPGLAPEEVETLVTQPLESAVQGVGGLDRLRSNSDVGLSLVFAEFGWGTDIYRARQLVQERMQSVLNTLPAGAKPGMTPVSSLMGEILLVGLRSMDGKIAPMDLRTLADWTIKRRLQSIGGVAEVLTIGGGVKQIQVQPNPNRLAAFGITFEEVETAVSRAAGNATSGYLQAGPREIMVRNLGMTTSLTDIAHTVVKTVGNRPVLISDVAEVKHAVQTMRGDASVNGTMGVVLSIDKAPGFDTLKLSSQIEAALEELRPTLPAGVTAEIMFRQGDFIEHAIGNLKEAIRDGAIMVTIILFLFLLNFRTTAITLTAMPLSFAVTILIFKLFGISVNSMTLGGLAVAIGMVVDDAIVDVENVYRRLKENAASTAPKPALEVIASASGEVRNSILYATVLIILVFLPLLGLEGIEGRLFTPIAIATITSMAASFVVSLTVIPVLCSLLLRMKNEPSQSGGHHDGFLVRGMKWLVERTFLRVALGVPVLVIAFAGVLLIAAFMLYPMMGKEFLPAFNEGSATISLANAPGTSLAHSNEVGEVGVRLLQSIDEVKSVGRRAGRAEKDDHVMPVSVNEFDVEFNDTGRSREVVFAEIRTKLKAIPGTFLNVGQPISHRLSHMLSGVSAKIAVKIFGPDLEVLREKGAQIRDLAKTIPGLTDVNLEAQVPIPQIKIEVNRERAVAYGVQPGTLNEQVSTLLGGKTLAELREGQRTVDLVMRLPESFRDSPEKLGELLIETDRGQRIPLRLVADIREGKGPNVINRENAQRRIVIGANTAVRDLESLVEQWDAAVKEKVKLPEGYFLRFEGEFQAQQAAAKRIAFYFLLVLIAVTILLYGYFRSVSLALQVMLNIPLALMGALGLTWVLINNISIATIVGFIAVGGVAARNGIMMISHYLHLMRYEGEGFTRQMIVRGTLERLVPVLMTALSAGIALIPLLLAAHEPGKEILHPVAVVIVGGLISSTLLDLMITPAVFYLFGRKAAESAVTGPTLAAQ